One genomic segment of Gorilla gorilla gorilla isolate KB3781 chromosome 23, NHGRI_mGorGor1-v2.1_pri, whole genome shotgun sequence includes these proteins:
- the MGAT3 gene encoding beta-1,4-mannosyl-glycoprotein 4-beta-N-acetylglucosaminyltransferase isoform X2: protein MKMRRYKLFLMFCMAGLCLISFLHFFKTLSYVTFPRELASLSPNLVSSFFWNNAPVTPQASPEPGGPDLLRTPLYSHSPLLQPLPPSKAAEELHRVDLVLPEDTTEYFVRTKAGGVCFKPGTKMLERPPPGRPEEKPEGANGSSARRPPRYLLSARERTGGRGARRKWVECVCLPGWHGPSCGVPTVVQYSNLPTKERLVPREVPRRVINAINVNHEFDLLDVRFHELGDVVDAFVVCESNFTAYGEPRPLKFREMLTNGTFEYIRHKVLYVFLDHFPPGGRQDGWIADDYLRTFLTQDGVSRLRNLRPDDVFIIDDADEIPARDGVLFLKLYDGWTEPFAFHMRKSLYGFFWKQPGTLEVVSGCTVDMLQAVYGLDGIRLRRRQYYTMPNFRQYENRTGHILVQWSLGSPLHFAGWHCSWCFTPEGIYFKLVSAQNGDFPRWGDYEDKRDLNYIRGLIRTGGWFDGTQQEYPPADPSEHMYAPKYLLKNYDRFHYLLDNPYQEPRSTAAGGRRHRGPEGRLPARGKLDETEV from the coding sequence ATGAAGATGAGACGCTACAAGCTCTTTCTCATGTTCTGTATGGCCGGCCTGTGCCTCATCTCCTTCCTGCACTTCTTCAAGACCCTGTCCTATGTCACCTTCCCCCGAGAACTGGCCTCCCTCAGCCCTAACCTGGTGTCCAGCTTCTTCTGGAACAATGCCCCGGTCACGCCCCAGGCCAGCCCCGAGCCAGGAGGCCCTGACCTGCTGCGTACCCCACTCTACTCCCACTCGCCCCTGCTGCAGCCGCTGCCGCCCAGCAAGGCGGCCGAGGAGCTCCACCGGGTGGACTTGGTGCTGCCCGAGGACACCACCGAGTATTTCGTGCGCACCAAGGCCGGCGGCGTCTGCTTCAAACCCGGCACCAAGATGCTGGAGAGGCCGCCCCCAGGACGGCCGGAGGAGAAGCCCGAGGGGGCCAACGGCTCCTCGGCCCGGCGGCCACCCCGGTACCTGCTGAGCGCCCGGGAGCGCACGGGGGGCCGGGGCGCGCGGCGCAAGTGGGTGGAGTGCGTGTGCCTGCCCGGCTGGCACGGACCCAGCTGCGGCGTGCCCACCGTGGTGCAGTACTCCAACCTGCCCACCAAGGAGCGGCTGGTGCCCAGGGAGGTGCCGCGCCGCGTCATCAACGCCATCAACGTCAACCACGAGTTCGACCTGCTGGACGTGCGCTTCCACGAGCTGGGCGACGTGGTGGACGCCTTTGTGGTGTGCGAGTCCAACTTCACGGCTTACGGGGAGCCGCGGCCGCTCAAGTTCCGGGAGATGCTGACCAATGGCACCTTCGAGTACATCCGCCACAAGGTGCTCTATGTCTTCCTGGACCACTTCCCGCCCGGCGGCCGGCAGGACGGCTGGATCGCCGACGACTACCTGCGCACCTTCCTCACCCAGGACGGCGTCTCGCGGCTGCGCAACCTGCGGCCCGACGACGTCTTCATCATTGACGATGCGGACGAGATCCCGGCTCGTGACGGCGTCCTTTTCCTCAAGCTCTACGATGGCTGGACCGAGCCCTTCGCCTTCCACATGCGCAAGTCGCTCTACGGCTTCTTCTGGAAGCAGCCGGGCACCCTGGAAGTGGTGTCGGGCTGCACGGTGGACATGCTGCAGGCAGTGTATGGGCTGGACGGCATCCGCCTGCGCCGCCGCCAGTACTACACCATGCCCAACTTCAGACAGTATGAGAACCGCACCGGCCACATCCTGGTGCAGTGGTCGCTGGGCAGCCCCCTGCACTTCGCCGGCTGGCACTGCTCCTGGTGCTTCACGCCCGAGGGCATCTACTTCAAGCTCGTGTCTGCCCAGAATGGCGACTTCCCACGCTGGGGTGACTACGAGGACAAGCGGGACCTGAACTACATCCGCGGCCTGATCCGCACCGGGGGCTGGTTCGACGGCACGCAGCAGGAGTACCCGCCTGCAGACCCCAGCGAGCACATGTATGCGCCCAAGTACCTGCTGAAGAACTACGACCGGTTCCACTACCTGCTGGACAACCCCTACCAGGAGCCCAGGAGCACGGCGGCGGGCGGGCGGCGCCACAGGGGTCCCGAGGGAAGGCTGCCCGCCCGGGGCAAACTGGACGAGACGGAAGTCTAG
- the MGAT3 gene encoding beta-1,4-mannosyl-glycoprotein 4-beta-N-acetylglucosaminyltransferase isoform X1, whose amino-acid sequence MEADFGMNPTRLTPLRPPKKLGNLERMKMRRYKLFLMFCMAGLCLISFLHFFKTLSYVTFPRELASLSPNLVSSFFWNNAPVTPQASPEPGGPDLLRTPLYSHSPLLQPLPPSKAAEELHRVDLVLPEDTTEYFVRTKAGGVCFKPGTKMLERPPPGRPEEKPEGANGSSARRPPRYLLSARERTGGRGARRKWVECVCLPGWHGPSCGVPTVVQYSNLPTKERLVPREVPRRVINAINVNHEFDLLDVRFHELGDVVDAFVVCESNFTAYGEPRPLKFREMLTNGTFEYIRHKVLYVFLDHFPPGGRQDGWIADDYLRTFLTQDGVSRLRNLRPDDVFIIDDADEIPARDGVLFLKLYDGWTEPFAFHMRKSLYGFFWKQPGTLEVVSGCTVDMLQAVYGLDGIRLRRRQYYTMPNFRQYENRTGHILVQWSLGSPLHFAGWHCSWCFTPEGIYFKLVSAQNGDFPRWGDYEDKRDLNYIRGLIRTGGWFDGTQQEYPPADPSEHMYAPKYLLKNYDRFHYLLDNPYQEPRSTAAGGRRHRGPEGRLPARGKLDETEV is encoded by the coding sequence GATGAAGATGAGACGCTACAAGCTCTTTCTCATGTTCTGTATGGCCGGCCTGTGCCTCATCTCCTTCCTGCACTTCTTCAAGACCCTGTCCTATGTCACCTTCCCCCGAGAACTGGCCTCCCTCAGCCCTAACCTGGTGTCCAGCTTCTTCTGGAACAATGCCCCGGTCACGCCCCAGGCCAGCCCCGAGCCAGGAGGCCCTGACCTGCTGCGTACCCCACTCTACTCCCACTCGCCCCTGCTGCAGCCGCTGCCGCCCAGCAAGGCGGCCGAGGAGCTCCACCGGGTGGACTTGGTGCTGCCCGAGGACACCACCGAGTATTTCGTGCGCACCAAGGCCGGCGGCGTCTGCTTCAAACCCGGCACCAAGATGCTGGAGAGGCCGCCCCCAGGACGGCCGGAGGAGAAGCCCGAGGGGGCCAACGGCTCCTCGGCCCGGCGGCCACCCCGGTACCTGCTGAGCGCCCGGGAGCGCACGGGGGGCCGGGGCGCGCGGCGCAAGTGGGTGGAGTGCGTGTGCCTGCCCGGCTGGCACGGACCCAGCTGCGGCGTGCCCACCGTGGTGCAGTACTCCAACCTGCCCACCAAGGAGCGGCTGGTGCCCAGGGAGGTGCCGCGCCGCGTCATCAACGCCATCAACGTCAACCACGAGTTCGACCTGCTGGACGTGCGCTTCCACGAGCTGGGCGACGTGGTGGACGCCTTTGTGGTGTGCGAGTCCAACTTCACGGCTTACGGGGAGCCGCGGCCGCTCAAGTTCCGGGAGATGCTGACCAATGGCACCTTCGAGTACATCCGCCACAAGGTGCTCTATGTCTTCCTGGACCACTTCCCGCCCGGCGGCCGGCAGGACGGCTGGATCGCCGACGACTACCTGCGCACCTTCCTCACCCAGGACGGCGTCTCGCGGCTGCGCAACCTGCGGCCCGACGACGTCTTCATCATTGACGATGCGGACGAGATCCCGGCTCGTGACGGCGTCCTTTTCCTCAAGCTCTACGATGGCTGGACCGAGCCCTTCGCCTTCCACATGCGCAAGTCGCTCTACGGCTTCTTCTGGAAGCAGCCGGGCACCCTGGAAGTGGTGTCGGGCTGCACGGTGGACATGCTGCAGGCAGTGTATGGGCTGGACGGCATCCGCCTGCGCCGCCGCCAGTACTACACCATGCCCAACTTCAGACAGTATGAGAACCGCACCGGCCACATCCTGGTGCAGTGGTCGCTGGGCAGCCCCCTGCACTTCGCCGGCTGGCACTGCTCCTGGTGCTTCACGCCCGAGGGCATCTACTTCAAGCTCGTGTCTGCCCAGAATGGCGACTTCCCACGCTGGGGTGACTACGAGGACAAGCGGGACCTGAACTACATCCGCGGCCTGATCCGCACCGGGGGCTGGTTCGACGGCACGCAGCAGGAGTACCCGCCTGCAGACCCCAGCGAGCACATGTATGCGCCCAAGTACCTGCTGAAGAACTACGACCGGTTCCACTACCTGCTGGACAACCCCTACCAGGAGCCCAGGAGCACGGCGGCGGGCGGGCGGCGCCACAGGGGTCCCGAGGGAAGGCTGCCCGCCCGGGGCAAACTGGACGAGACGGAAGTCTAG